One window from the genome of Pyrus communis chromosome 16, drPyrComm1.1, whole genome shotgun sequence encodes:
- the LOC137721234 gene encoding AAA-ATPase At2g46620-like has product MGGFMAFFYFLLFAVSLVLVLRFMSKTSLVHKLTKLWQSLADRFRVYQFYKIPQFNEHFQENQLYGKISVYLDSLPSIEDSDFTNLFTGAKSNDIVFRHDANNSAVHDTFLSAKLSWTIQKSQSDGIRSFVLKINRSDKRRVFRQYFQHILTVADEIEQRNRDIKLYMNLSRENERWRSVPFTHPATFDTVVMDAELKNKVRSDLENFSKSKQYYHRLGRVWKRSFLLYGPSGTGKTSFVAAMARFLGYDVYDVDMSKVADDSDLKMLLLQTTPKSLIVVEDLDRFLAEKSTAVSLSGLLNFMDGIVSSCGEERVLVFTMNGKDQVDQLVLRPGRVDVHIHFPLCDFSAFKSLASTYLGLKEHKLFPQVEEIFHGGASLSPAAIGEIMISNRSSPSRALKSVISALQTNVDSMKGANKVGQTLSNSSSGRSVDESGEPSAVFCHESVHTVREFRKLYGLLKMGSRRKEEPPLDSSSAEKLDGLRHERLNL; this is encoded by the coding sequence ATGGGCGGATTCATGGCATTTTTCTATTTCTTGCTGTTTGCTGTTTCTTTGGTTCTGGTTCTCCGGTTCATGTCCAAAACATCTCTGGTTCacaaattgacaaaattatgGCAATCCTTGGCGGACCGGTTCAGAGTCTACCAGTTTTACAAAATCCCGCAGTTCAACGAGCACTTCCAAGAGAACCAGCTCTACGGCAAGATCTCCGTCTACCTCGACTCCCTCCCTTCCATCGAGGATTCCGACTTCACCAACCTCTTCACCGGCGCCAAATCCAACGACATCGTCTTCCGGCACGACGCCAACAACTCCGCCGTCCACGACACCTTCCTCAGCGCCAAGCTCTCTTGGACTATTCAGAAATCCCAGTCCGACGGAATCCGGTCCTTCGTTTTGAAAATCAACCGGTCCGACAAGCGCCGCGTGTTCCGCCAGTACTTCCAACACATTCTTACCGTCGCCGATGAAATCGAGCAGCGGAACAGAGATATCAAGCTGTACATGAACCTCTCGCGTGAAAACGAACGGTGGCGATCGGTTCCGTTCACGCACCCTGCCACCTTCGACACCGTCGTGATGGACGCCGAGCTGAAGAATAAAGTCCGGTCCGATCTTGAGAATTTCTCGAAATCGAAGCAGTATTATCACCGACTAGGCCGAGTTTGGAAGCGGAGCTTTTTGCTCTACGGCCCCTCCGGCACCGGAAAAACCAGCTTCGTCGCCGCCATGGCGAGGTTCTTAGGCTACGACGTGTACGACGTCGACATGTCCAAAGTCGCCGATGACTCCGATTTGAAAATGCTTCTCCTCCAAACGACGCCGAAGTCGCTGATCGTGGTGGAGGATCTGGACCGTTTCTTGGCGGAGAAATCCACGGCTGTGAGCTTGTCCGGGCTGTTGAATTTTATGGACGGGATAGTGTCGTCGTGCGGTGAGGAGCGCGTCTTGGTTTTCACGATGAACGGTAAGGATCAGGTGGACCAGTTGGTTTTGAGGCCGGGTCGGGTCGATGTCCACATCCATTTTCCACTCTGCGATTTTTCCGCTTTCAAGAGCTTGGCCAGCACTTACCTCGGGCTAAAGGAACACAAGCTGTTCCCGCAGGTGGAGGAGATTTTCCACGGAGGAGCGAGTCTGAGCCCGGCGGCGATCGGCGAGATTATGATTTCGAATCGGAGCTCGCCGAGTCGGGCTTTGAAGTCGGTTATCTCGGCGTTGCAGACGAATGTGGATAGTATGAAGGGAGCGAACAAAGTCGGGCAAACGTTGTCAAATAGTTCGTCGGGTCGGTCCGTCGACGAGTCGGGCGAACCCAGCGCCGTTTTTTGCCATGAAAGTGTTCACACGGTGAGGGAGTTCAGGAAATTGTACGGTCTTTTGAAAATGGGGAGTCGGAGGAAGGAAGAGCCGCCGTTGGATTCAAGTTCCGCGGAGAAGTTGGATGGTTTAAGGCATGAAAGGTTGAATTTGTAA
- the LOC137720744 gene encoding vacuolar protein sorting-associated protein 26A-like: protein MNYLIGAFKPSCNISITFSDAKTRKQVPLKKESGQAVLVPLFQSQENISGKINIEPIQGKKVEHNGVKVELLGQIEMYFDRGNFYDFTSLVRELDVPGDIYERKTYPFEFSTVEMPYETYNGVNVRLRYVLKVTISRGYGSSIVEYQDFVVRNYSPPPSINNSIKMEVGIEDCLHIEFEYNKSKYHLKDVIIGKIYFLLVRIKIKNMDLEIRRRESTGSGPNTHVETETLAKFELMDGAPVRGESIPIRLFLSPYELTPTHRNINNKFSVKYYLNLVLVDEEDRRYFKQQEITIYRIEETS from the exons ATG AATTACTTAATTGGAGCATTCAAACCATCCTGCAACATTTCAATCACGTTTTCTGATGCCAAAACTCGGAAGCAG GTCCCCTTAAAGAAGGAAAGTGGCCAAGCAGTATTGGTCCCACTTTTTCAAAGTCAAGAAAACATTTCTGGGAAG ATTAATATAGAACCAATTCAAGGGAAGAAGGTCGAACACAATGGAGTTAAAGTTGAGCTCCTCGGTCAAATCG AGATGTACTTTGACAGAGGCAACTTTTATGACTTTACTTCCCTTG TTCGTGAACTTGATGTTCCTGGAGATATATATGAAAGGAAAACATATCCTTTTGAGTTTTCTACAGTTGAGATGCCATATGAGACTTACAACGGGGTGAATGTTAGACTTAG GTATGTTCTGAAAGTCACAATTAGTCGTGGTTATGGTAGTAGCATAGTGGAATACCAGGATTTTGTG GTTCGCAACTATTCCCCGCCTCCATCTATTAACAATAGCATCAAA ATGGAAGTGGGAATTGAGGATTGTCTGCACATTGAGTTTGAGTACAACAAGAGCAA GTACCATCTGAAAGATGTTATTATCGGCAAGATATATTTCCTTCTTGTAAGAATCAAAATAAAGAATATGGATCTGGAGATCAGGCGTCGAGAGTCAACAGGGTCGGGGCCCAATACTCATGTTGAGACAGAGACACTTGCTAAGTTTGAGTTGATGGATGGTGCTCCAGTAAGAG GTGAATCAATTCCCATTAGATTGTTTCTTAGCCCTTATGAACTCACACCAACACACCGCAACATCAATAACAAATTCAGCGTGAAGTATTATTTGAATCTTGTTCTGGTTGATGAAGAGGACCGACGGTATTTCAAGCAGCAAGAAATCACTATATACAGGATTGAAGAGACGTCATGA
- the LOC137720745 gene encoding rhodanese-like domain-containing protein 14, chloroplastic — MASLTSITLNPSYSSPLGSLASKHCQHNQNSCWLTAVGSVRSSSSTRQRFSSQGLRIRSAATKQAKTPAEEDWKTKRELLLQKKVRSVDVKEALRLQKENNFVILDVRPEAEFKEAHPPGAINVQIYRLIKEWTAWDIARRAAFAFFGIFAGTEENPDFISSVGSQLDKKAKIIVACASGGTMRPTQNLPEGQQSRSLIAAYLLVLNGYTNVFHLEGGLYEWFKEGLPSVAEEEEEE, encoded by the exons ATGGCTTCTCTGACTTCGATCACGCTGAACCCATCTTATTCTTCCCCGTTGGGATCATTGGCTTCCAAGCATTGCCAGCATAACCAGAATTCCTGCTGGCTTACAGCCGTCGGATCAGTCAGATCATCATCATCCACAAGGCAACGGTTTTCGTCACAGGGCCTCAGAATCCGTAGTGCAGCAACAAAACAAGCTAAAACGCCAG CTGAAGAGGACTGGAAGACTAAGAGGGAACTTCTCCTACAGAAAAAG GTGAGGAGTGTGGATGTGAAAGAAGCTCTGAGGctccaaaaagaaaacaacttcGTGATTCTTGACGTGCGGCCTGAAGCGGAATTCAAAGAG GCTCATCCGCCGGGCGCGATTAACGTGCAAATATACAGGCTTATAAAGGAGTGGACAGCGTGGGACATTGCCCGCCGTGCTGCTTTCGCGTTTTTCGGCATCTTTGCCGGCACAGAAGAGAACCCTGACTTCATATCGA GTGTGGGATCGCAGCTTGATAAGAAGGCAAAGATAATAGTGGCTTGCGCCTCCGGCGGTACGATGAGACCTACCCAAAATCTCCCAGAAGGTCAACAGTCAAG ATCACTGATAGCAGCCTACTTGCTCGTCCTCAACGGTTATACGAATGTCTTCCACTTAGAAGGCGGACTTTACGAGTGGTTCAAAGAGGGGCTGCCATCggttgcagaagaagaagaagaagagtga